One Phaseolus vulgaris cultivar G19833 chromosome 4, P. vulgaris v2.0, whole genome shotgun sequence DNA window includes the following coding sequences:
- the LOC137838630 gene encoding secreted RxLR effector protein 161-like: protein MEACKAATTPMSTNYYLGADEAGPKVDQTIYRGLIGSLLYLTTSRLDIMFVVCLYARFQSCPKESHLKAAKRILKYLKGTTSMGLWYPSHSPIHLLGYSDSDFVGCKLDRKSISGTCHLLGSSLISWHSKKQACVALSTTEAEYIAAGSCCT from the coding sequence atggaagCCTGTAAAGCTGCAACAACTCCTATGTCAACAAACTACTACTTAGGTGCTGATGAAGCTGGACCAAAGGTTGATCAAACCATATACAGAGGTCTAATAGGTTCTCTTCTATATCTAACAACAAGCAGACTAGACATAATGTTTGTTGTCTGTCTCTATGCGAGATTTCAATCTTGTCCTAAGGAATCACATCTCAAAGCTGCCAAGAGGATTTTGAAGTATCTGAAAGGCACAACATCCAtggggttatggtatccttcacACTCTCCTATTCATTTACTAGGATATTCTGATTCTGACTTTGTAGGTTGCAAATTAGATAGAAAGAGTATAAGTGGAACATGTCACCTACTTGGATCTAGTCTCATTTCATGGCACAGTAAAAAGCAAGCATGTGTAGCTCTATCAACAACCGAAGCTGAATATATAGCTGCAGGAAGTTGTTGTACATAG